One stretch of Bordetella avium DNA includes these proteins:
- a CDS encoding ABC transporter permease produces MQSLRRKWQSLPRGIVVLLTALAIYVPLSFIIVQSFLSAPFFAPSKYFSLDAFRFIFDDPDFYKALRTGFILAFGLAIISIPLGGMLAFLMIRTDLPGRRWIEPLILVPIFVSPMVLGFGYVVAAGPVGFFSLWAEHLLGFVPWNVYSLTSIVIIAGLTHVPHAYLYISSALRSMGSDVEEAARVAGASPLRVMMSVSLPMVRPAMLYATVLLFFLGLEVFGLVLVLGDPEGNLVLATYLYKLTNKLGIPSYHLMAAVAVVLIAMTIPLVMLQRRLMRTANRFVTMKGKASRARPLPLGRWRWVAGGVVAFWLLVTIVVPLIGVLLRAFVSNWGMGVSLLDVLSLDAFRTVFSQTNLIRAIVNSVAIGVFGGALAVFCYLFIGLAMHRKPDNVTRFLDYSVLVPRAVPGLLAGLAFLWVFLFVPMWLENALDPDMGGWLSGLPFADWARENVVEWLRALRSTIFSVWLAYTVVWMAYGLRLISSTLLQVGPELEEAARSTGATRGQVTRHVTVPLAKYGLIGSWLLMFLIFEREYSTGVYLLSPGTETIGSMLVSLWASGAIDIVAALSFINIVLVVVGLGIALRFGVKLHD; encoded by the coding sequence ATGCAGTCATTGCGCAGAAAATGGCAGTCCTTGCCGCGCGGCATTGTGGTGCTGCTCACGGCATTGGCGATTTACGTGCCGCTTTCCTTCATCATCGTCCAGAGCTTTTTGTCGGCGCCGTTTTTCGCGCCTAGCAAATATTTCAGCCTGGATGCGTTTCGCTTTATTTTCGACGACCCTGATTTCTATAAGGCCTTGAGAACGGGCTTTATCCTCGCCTTCGGTCTGGCTATTATTTCCATTCCCTTGGGCGGGATGCTGGCCTTTCTGATGATACGCACGGATCTGCCCGGCCGGCGCTGGATCGAGCCGCTGATTCTGGTGCCGATTTTCGTCTCGCCTATGGTGCTGGGTTTTGGCTATGTCGTGGCGGCGGGGCCCGTAGGCTTTTTTTCACTCTGGGCGGAACACTTACTGGGCTTTGTGCCCTGGAACGTCTACTCGCTCACCAGCATTGTCATCATTGCCGGCCTGACCCATGTGCCCCATGCCTATCTCTACATTTCCTCGGCCTTGCGCAGCATGGGCTCGGACGTGGAAGAGGCCGCCCGGGTGGCGGGGGCGTCGCCCTTGCGCGTGATGATGTCGGTGAGTTTGCCGATGGTGCGTCCGGCCATGCTGTATGCCACGGTATTGCTGTTCTTTCTGGGCTTGGAAGTGTTCGGCCTGGTGCTGGTGCTCGGCGATCCCGAAGGCAACCTGGTGCTGGCGACCTATCTGTACAAGCTCACCAATAAGCTGGGTATTCCTTCCTACCACTTGATGGCCGCCGTCGCCGTGGTGCTGATCGCCATGACGATTCCGCTGGTCATGCTGCAACGCCGGCTGATGCGTACCGCCAACCGCTTCGTGACCATGAAGGGCAAGGCTTCGCGCGCGCGTCCGCTGCCCTTGGGCCGCTGGCGTTGGGTGGCGGGTGGTGTGGTGGCGTTCTGGCTTCTGGTGACTATTGTCGTGCCCTTGATCGGCGTGTTGTTGCGGGCTTTTGTGTCGAATTGGGGCATGGGGGTTTCGTTGCTGGATGTGCTGTCCTTGGATGCCTTCCGCACGGTGTTTTCGCAGACCAACCTGATCCGCGCCATCGTCAACTCGGTCGCGATCGGTGTGTTCGGCGGCGCGCTGGCCGTGTTCTGCTACCTTTTCATCGGTCTGGCCATGCATCGCAAGCCGGATAACGTGACGCGCTTTCTGGATTACAGCGTGCTGGTGCCGCGCGCCGTGCCGGGCCTGCTGGCGGGTCTGGCCTTTCTGTGGGTATTCCTGTTCGTGCCCATGTGGCTGGAAAATGCGCTTGACCCGGATATGGGCGGCTGGCTGTCCGGTCTGCCTTTTGCCGATTGGGCGCGTGAAAACGTGGTCGAGTGGCTTCGCGCCCTGCGTAGCACCATCTTCAGCGTCTGGCTGGCCTATACGGTGGTGTGGATGGCCTATGGTCTGCGCCTGATTTCGTCCACGCTGTTGCAGGTGGGGCCCGAGCTTGAAGAGGCGGCGCGCAGCACCGGCGCCACGCGCGGGCAGGTGACCCGCCACGTTACGGTGCCGCTGGCGAAATACGGCCTGATCGGCTCCTGGTTGCTGATGTTCCTTATTTTCGAGCGCGAATACTCGACCGGCGTTTACCTGTTGTCGCCCGGTACCGAGACCATTGGTTCCATGCTGGTGTCATTGTGGGCTTCCGGCGCCATCGACATTGTGGCCGCGCTTTCCTTTATCAATATCGTGCTGGTCGTTGTCGGCCTGGGCATCGCTCTGCGTTTCGGAGTCAAACTTCATGATTGA
- a CDS encoding malate synthase G, translated as MTTRIAGLQVANSLYQFIENEALPGSGLDSQTFWEGFAAIIHELGPRNRELLAERDRLQAELDSWHRSHPGPVRDPAAYRAFLRDIGYLQAPPADVRARTENVDHEIARQAGPQLVVPMSNARYALNAVNARWGSLYDALYGTDAIPGSAGPDYNPQRGQAVIERARDFLDSAAPLEQGSHRQAIAYFVRDARLVIATAEGETTLKQAAQFRGYQGSAATPQAILLAHNGLHFELQIDRQHLIGATDPAGVKDLLMESALTTIMDCEDSVAAVDAQDKTHIYRNWLGLMRGDLTESVTKNGKTFTRRMNADRSYTAADGQSLTLPGRSLLFVRNVGHLMSNPAILDRDGREVPEGIMDAVITTLAAKVDLAQRRNSRTGSIYIVKPKMHGPAETAFADSLFTRVEDLLRLPRHTIKMGIMDEERRTSLNLKACIAAAADRVAFINTGFLDRTGDEMHSVMQAGPMLRKGDMKSSAWIAAYERNNVLVGLNCGLRGRAQIGKGMWAMPDLMAAMLEQKAAHPKAGANTAWVPSPTAATLHALHYHQVDVPAVQRSLEQTRLTEVADELLDGLLTIPVGDPADWSAQDIQHELDNNVQGILGYVVRWIDQGVGCSKVPDINNVGLMEDRATLRISSQHIANWLLHGVVSPDQVRLTFERMAAVVDQQNAGDPGYLPMAGHFTTSYAYRAATALVFEGLSQPNGYTEPLLHQYRLAFKAAH; from the coding sequence ATGACCACACGCATCGCTGGCCTTCAGGTCGCAAACTCGCTCTACCAATTCATCGAAAACGAAGCCCTACCCGGCTCCGGCCTGGACAGCCAGACTTTCTGGGAAGGCTTTGCGGCCATCATTCACGAACTGGGGCCACGCAACCGCGAACTGCTCGCCGAGCGCGATCGTTTACAGGCTGAGCTAGATAGCTGGCATCGCAGCCACCCGGGCCCGGTCCGTGACCCCGCCGCCTACCGCGCCTTTCTCCGCGACATCGGCTATCTGCAAGCGCCGCCTGCCGACGTGCGTGCGCGAACCGAGAATGTGGATCACGAGATCGCCCGTCAAGCTGGGCCGCAGCTGGTCGTGCCGATGTCCAATGCGCGTTATGCCTTGAATGCCGTTAATGCCCGCTGGGGCAGCCTGTACGATGCCCTGTATGGCACCGACGCCATCCCGGGCAGTGCCGGACCGGACTACAACCCCCAGCGCGGTCAGGCGGTCATTGAACGCGCCCGGGACTTTCTCGATAGCGCGGCGCCCCTGGAGCAAGGCTCACACCGTCAGGCCATCGCCTATTTCGTGCGCGATGCACGGCTTGTCATCGCCACCGCCGAGGGTGAAACCACACTGAAACAGGCCGCGCAATTCAGAGGTTATCAAGGCAGCGCCGCCACGCCGCAGGCCATTTTGCTCGCGCACAATGGCCTGCATTTCGAGCTCCAGATCGACCGTCAGCATCTCATCGGCGCCACCGACCCCGCTGGCGTAAAAGACCTGCTGATGGAATCGGCGCTCACCACCATCATGGATTGTGAAGACTCCGTCGCCGCAGTCGATGCCCAAGACAAAACACATATCTACCGCAACTGGCTAGGCCTGATGCGCGGTGACTTGACCGAATCCGTCACCAAAAACGGCAAGACCTTCACGCGCCGCATGAATGCGGATCGCAGCTACACCGCAGCGGATGGCCAAAGCCTGACGCTGCCTGGCCGCTCCCTGCTTTTTGTGCGCAATGTCGGTCATCTCATGAGCAATCCCGCCATCCTGGACCGCGATGGCCGCGAAGTGCCCGAGGGCATCATGGACGCCGTAATCACCACGTTAGCCGCCAAGGTCGATCTGGCCCAGCGGCGCAACTCGCGCACCGGCTCGATCTATATCGTCAAGCCGAAGATGCACGGCCCGGCCGAAACCGCCTTCGCCGACAGCTTGTTCACGCGCGTCGAAGACCTGCTCCGCCTGCCGCGCCACACCATCAAGATGGGCATCATGGATGAGGAGCGGCGCACCAGCCTCAACCTGAAGGCCTGCATTGCCGCTGCAGCCGACCGCGTGGCCTTCATCAACACCGGCTTTCTGGATCGCACGGGCGACGAAATGCACTCGGTCATGCAGGCCGGCCCCATGCTGCGCAAAGGGGATATGAAATCCAGCGCCTGGATCGCCGCCTACGAACGCAACAACGTATTGGTAGGCCTGAACTGTGGCCTGCGCGGCCGGGCACAAATCGGCAAAGGCATGTGGGCCATGCCAGACCTGATGGCCGCCATGCTGGAACAGAAGGCCGCGCACCCCAAGGCCGGCGCCAACACCGCCTGGGTGCCCTCGCCCACCGCCGCCACCCTGCATGCGCTGCACTATCACCAAGTGGATGTCCCGGCCGTGCAGCGGTCGCTAGAGCAGACCCGGCTGACCGAGGTGGCCGACGAGCTGCTGGACGGCCTGCTGACCATCCCGGTAGGCGATCCGGCCGATTGGAGCGCCCAGGACATCCAACATGAGCTCGACAACAATGTGCAGGGCATCCTGGGATATGTCGTGCGCTGGATCGACCAGGGGGTGGGGTGCTCCAAGGTGCCGGACATCAATAATGTAGGCCTCATGGAGGACCGCGCCACGCTGCGCATCTCCAGCCAGCATATTGCAAACTGGCTGCTGCACGGCGTCGTCAGCCCGGACCAGGTGCGGCTAACCTTTGAACGCATGGCCGCCGTGGTGGATCAGCAAAACGCCGGCGACCCCGGCTATCTGCCGATGGCCGGCCATTTCACGACCTCTTATGCCTATCGCGCGGCCACGGCACTGGTGTTTGAGGGCCTCAGCCAACCCAACGGCTACACCGAGCCGCTATTGCATCAATACCGCCTCGCATTCAAGGCCGCACACTAA
- a CDS encoding DUF4148 domain-containing protein, translating into MKLLATAVVLSLGVMAGAQAADIEPTRAQVQAELAQAKASGQYTFGEEAYPAAIVQHGELSSAQVRQELAQAEQAGLVTTADGDYPPAAQAGDSTLTRAQVRADLAHAKAEGLVTYGNLDYPPHHG; encoded by the coding sequence ATGAAGTTACTCGCTACGGCTGTCGTACTGTCTTTGGGCGTGATGGCCGGCGCCCAGGCTGCGGATATTGAGCCCACCCGTGCTCAGGTCCAGGCTGAACTGGCGCAGGCCAAGGCTTCGGGTCAATACACTTTCGGCGAAGAAGCCTACCCTGCCGCCATCGTCCAGCATGGCGAGCTCAGTTCGGCCCAGGTGCGCCAGGAACTGGCGCAGGCCGAACAGGCCGGGCTCGTCACCACCGCTGATGGCGATTACCCGCCCGCCGCGCAAGCGGGCGACAGCACCCTGACCCGCGCCCAAGTCCGTGCGGATCTGGCCCACGCCAAGGCTGAAGGCCTCGTGACCTACGGCAACCTGGACTATCCGCCGCATCATGGCTGA
- the dapA gene encoding 4-hydroxy-tetrahydrodipicolinate synthase, with amino-acid sequence MSSITEVEPLNTASRTASFQGVWVPLVTPFDEEGPDLFSLRRLMRQYRDAGVDGVVVCGSTGEAAAMDEYEQLAVLDTVLDEAGALPVVMGLAGNHQRDVLRRQAVFNTRGLAGLLTPAPYYVRPGQAGLADYFRALADASAVPLILYDIPYRTGEHIDIDTLLVLAEHPNIRAVKDCGGSLDKTQALIAHGGLQVLAGEDMQMLGTLAMGGSGLIAASAHVRADLFVAMYQAMQAQQVALARQIYHALAPVMRLLFAEPNPAPLKGLLARQGVLREHLRAPMAPASLALISQLEAAVAELDRRYPRAL; translated from the coding sequence ATGTCGAGCATTACCGAAGTCGAACCCCTTAACACCGCCTCCCGCACCGCATCCTTTCAGGGTGTTTGGGTGCCCCTCGTCACGCCGTTTGACGAAGAGGGTCCTGACCTGTTTTCCCTGCGCCGTCTGATGCGGCAGTATCGCGATGCCGGTGTCGATGGCGTGGTGGTCTGCGGCAGCACGGGCGAAGCTGCCGCGATGGATGAATACGAGCAACTGGCCGTGTTGGATACGGTGCTCGATGAAGCGGGAGCCTTGCCGGTCGTGATGGGCTTGGCAGGCAATCATCAGCGCGATGTCTTGCGCCGCCAGGCGGTGTTCAACACGCGGGGGCTGGCCGGACTGTTGACGCCCGCGCCTTACTACGTGCGTCCGGGCCAGGCGGGTCTGGCCGACTATTTTCGGGCGCTGGCCGATGCGTCGGCGGTCCCGCTCATTCTCTACGACATTCCTTATCGCACGGGCGAGCATATCGATATCGATACGCTGCTGGTTTTGGCCGAGCATCCCAATATCCGCGCCGTGAAGGACTGCGGCGGTTCGCTCGATAAGACGCAGGCTTTGATCGCACATGGCGGTTTGCAGGTCTTGGCGGGCGAAGATATGCAGATGCTGGGTACGCTGGCGATGGGGGGCAGCGGTTTGATCGCGGCGTCGGCCCATGTGCGGGCGGATCTTTTCGTGGCCATGTATCAGGCCATGCAGGCGCAGCAGGTGGCGTTGGCGCGTCAGATTTATCACGCGCTCGCACCCGTCATGCGCCTGCTGTTCGCCGAGCCCAATCCCGCGCCCCTGAAGGGTTTGCTGGCGCGTCAGGGCGTGTTGCGTGAGCACTTGCGCGCCCCGATGGCGCCGGCTAGCCTTGCGCTCATCTCGCAGCTTGAGGCGGCGGTGGCGGAGCTCGACCGGCGTTATCCTCGCGCGCTTTAG
- a CDS encoding ABC transporter ATP-binding protein, with the protein MIELSVEDLHLDYGDNPVLKGVSMELRQGEVVSLLGPSGSGKTTLLRAVAGLEGPKAGRINIGERVVFDGANRKEVPAEDRNLGLVFQSYALWPHKTVFDNVAYPLKLRGVPGAEVRQRVQDVLDQLGLGKLGQRHPHQLSGGQQQRVAIGRALVYSPPVILLDEPLSNLDAKLREEARAFLRELIVRLGLSALMVTHDQSEAMAISDRILLLNNGKIEQQGTPQEMYGSPATLFTAEFMGSNNRLDGRITEVRDGRARIEGNGWVLWGHAAEGVAAGKDGTAVIRVEQVRLQDDPDGNHLDLPLITCMYLGDRWEYLFRAQDGLSLRAYGPQGRQPGTCRLSMPASNVWVFPRD; encoded by the coding sequence ATGATTGAGCTTTCCGTCGAAGATCTGCATCTGGATTACGGCGATAACCCGGTCCTTAAAGGCGTCTCCATGGAGTTGCGCCAAGGAGAGGTGGTGTCGCTTCTTGGCCCATCGGGCAGCGGCAAGACCACGCTGCTGCGTGCGGTTGCGGGCCTGGAAGGGCCCAAGGCCGGCCGCATCAACATTGGCGAGCGTGTGGTGTTCGATGGGGCGAACCGCAAGGAAGTGCCGGCCGAAGATCGCAACCTGGGTTTGGTGTTCCAGTCGTATGCCCTGTGGCCGCACAAGACGGTGTTCGACAACGTCGCCTATCCGCTCAAGTTGCGCGGTGTGCCGGGCGCGGAAGTCCGTCAGCGTGTGCAGGATGTGTTGGATCAGCTTGGCCTGGGCAAACTCGGTCAGCGTCACCCGCATCAACTCTCGGGCGGCCAGCAGCAGCGTGTCGCCATCGGCCGTGCCCTGGTCTACAGCCCGCCGGTCATTCTGCTCGACGAGCCCTTGTCTAACCTGGATGCCAAGCTGCGTGAAGAAGCGCGTGCTTTTCTGCGTGAACTGATCGTGCGCCTAGGCCTGTCGGCGCTCATGGTCACGCACGATCAGAGTGAGGCAATGGCCATCTCGGATCGTATTTTGCTGCTGAACAACGGCAAGATCGAACAGCAGGGTACGCCGCAGGAAATGTACGGTTCGCCCGCCACCCTGTTCACCGCCGAGTTCATGGGCAGCAACAACCGTCTGGACGGCCGGATTACGGAAGTGCGCGATGGCCGCGCCCGCATCGAAGGCAATGGCTGGGTGCTGTGGGGCCATGCTGCCGAGGGCGTCGCCGCCGGCAAGGATGGCACGGCCGTCATTCGCGTTGAGCAGGTACGTCTGCAAGACGACCCGGATGGCAATCATCTGGATTTGCCGCTGATTACCTGCATGTATCTCGGCGATCGTTGGGAGTATCTGTTCCGCGCACAAGATGGCTTGTCTTTGCGCGCCTATGGGCCGCAAGGCCGCCAGCCTGGCACCTGCCGGCTGTCGATGCCTGCGTCCAATGTCTGGGTATTTCCGCGAGACTGA
- a CDS encoding GAF domain-containing protein, translating to MFQASTLSTDFKPQFYQELAAQARALLDGEHDRIANAANFAALIWQSVPDINWSGFYFFDGQELVLGPFQGKPACVRIALARGVCGAAASLRQTQVVPDVHAFPGHIACDAASRSEIVVPLLRDGQLLGVWDVDSPTPGRFDDADREGMEALCQVFLHSLAR from the coding sequence ATGTTCCAGGCCAGTACGCTTTCGACCGACTTCAAGCCTCAGTTTTATCAGGAGCTGGCCGCCCAGGCGCGCGCGCTGCTCGATGGCGAGCATGATCGTATCGCCAATGCGGCCAATTTCGCGGCCTTGATCTGGCAGTCTGTGCCGGACATCAATTGGTCGGGCTTTTATTTCTTTGATGGCCAGGAGCTGGTGCTAGGCCCTTTTCAAGGCAAACCCGCTTGCGTGCGCATCGCCTTGGCGCGTGGCGTGTGCGGCGCGGCGGCCAGCCTGCGCCAGACCCAGGTTGTGCCGGATGTGCATGCATTTCCCGGCCATATCGCTTGCGATGCGGCGTCGCGTTCTGAAATCGTGGTGCCGCTGTTGCGGGATGGGCAGTTGTTGGGGGTCTGGGATGTGGACAGCCCCACGCCGGGCCGTTTCGATGACGCCGACCGCGAGGGGATGGAAGCCCTATGCCAGGTTTTCCTCCATAGCCTTGCGCGTTGA
- the ubiA gene encoding 4-hydroxybenzoate octaprenyltransferase, with product MPPRPLFLTVLPTVTATSHPDLSDIVFDDWVERWLPRSWRPYARLCRLDRPIGTWLTLLPCIAALVQAAGGWPDVWRLIIFSLGALLMRGIGCTVNDMWDRDIDKHVERTRFRPLTSGQLSMRQAVWFLLGQLLVCASLLFFINDLSRWWALGVLPFVFIYPFCKRVTYWPQAVLGVCFNWGMLMAWTDTQNHLPLAGVAMWLGAVLWQIGYDSIYAYVDVRDDRKLGLHSTAMRFADQGKRWIGGFYLASALLWAWAGYAMGMGWTYFVGMALVALHLTWQLLVFDLRRPDRNFMLFRANLWTGVLLIASALAGTLL from the coding sequence ATGCCGCCGCGCCCCCTTTTCTTGACGGTATTGCCTACAGTGACTGCGACCTCCCATCCCGACCTGAGTGACATCGTCTTCGACGACTGGGTCGAACGATGGCTGCCCCGCTCCTGGCGCCCCTACGCCCGCCTGTGCCGCCTGGATCGCCCGATTGGCACCTGGCTGACGCTGCTGCCCTGCATTGCCGCCTTGGTGCAGGCAGCCGGCGGCTGGCCGGATGTGTGGCGCCTGATCATTTTTTCGCTCGGCGCCTTGCTCATGCGGGGCATTGGTTGCACAGTCAACGATATGTGGGATCGCGATATCGACAAACATGTCGAGCGCACCCGTTTCCGTCCCCTGACCAGCGGTCAACTCAGCATGCGCCAGGCGGTCTGGTTTCTCCTGGGGCAATTGCTGGTCTGCGCGTCGCTGCTGTTTTTCATCAATGATCTAAGCCGCTGGTGGGCTTTGGGCGTGCTGCCCTTTGTGTTCATCTACCCCTTTTGCAAGCGCGTCACCTATTGGCCCCAGGCCGTGCTGGGGGTGTGCTTTAACTGGGGCATGCTGATGGCCTGGACCGACACGCAAAACCACCTGCCCCTGGCTGGCGTGGCGATGTGGCTGGGCGCGGTGCTGTGGCAGATCGGTTACGACAGCATTTATGCCTATGTCGACGTGCGCGACGACCGCAAACTGGGTTTGCACTCCACGGCCATGCGTTTCGCCGATCAGGGCAAACGCTGGATCGGCGGTTTTTACCTGGCCTCGGCCTTGCTGTGGGCCTGGGCAGGCTATGCGATGGGTATGGGTTGGACCTACTTTGTGGGCATGGCGCTGGTGGCCTTGCACCTGACATGGCAACTGCTTGTTTTCGATCTGCGCCGTCCGGACCGCAACTTCATGCTGTTCCGCGCCAATCTCTGGACGGGCGTGTTGCTAATCGCCTCCGCCCTTGCTGGCACCCTGCTCTGA
- a CDS encoding aminotransferase-like domain-containing protein produces the protein MDKPFEPTCTFSERAQQLTSSAIRELLKITERPEVISFAGGLPAPGGFPIEVVRAAFDKVLSTNGRAALQYGPTEGYAPLRQWLADDLSRTGAHVTADQILIVSGSQQALDLLGKVLIDKDSKVLVEDPTYLGALQSFSLYQPRYVPVPTDDGGLIPELITPELADGARFLYALPNFQNPTGRTMNRERRVALVQRAAALGLPIIEDDPYGELRYAGEPQPGLQALGEEFGATVIRLGTFSKVLAPGLRLGYIAGPRKIINKLTQAKQATDLHTPTLTQMAVYEIIKDGFLDEHLPNVREIYRRQGSCMLEAVTREFPASVHWTKPEGGMFLWVTLPEHVDSTKLLAQAIEQNVAFVPGGPFYTGTPRSNTLRLSFATVPEDKINTGIAILGKLLHKHV, from the coding sequence ATGGACAAGCCCTTCGAACCCACGTGCACCTTCTCGGAACGCGCGCAACAACTGACCAGTTCCGCCATCCGTGAACTCCTCAAGATCACCGAGCGCCCCGAGGTGATTTCCTTCGCCGGCGGACTGCCCGCGCCTGGCGGTTTTCCCATCGAGGTAGTACGCGCAGCCTTCGATAAGGTGTTGTCCACCAATGGCCGGGCGGCCCTGCAATATGGCCCGACCGAAGGCTATGCGCCGCTGCGCCAATGGCTGGCCGATGACCTGAGCCGCACAGGCGCGCACGTGACGGCGGATCAGATCCTCATCGTATCGGGTTCGCAGCAAGCGCTGGATCTGCTGGGCAAAGTCCTGATCGACAAAGACAGCAAGGTGCTCGTCGAAGACCCCACCTACCTGGGCGCCCTACAGTCTTTCAGCCTTTACCAGCCGCGCTACGTGCCCGTGCCGACCGACGACGGCGGCCTGATTCCCGAGTTGATCACCCCTGAGTTGGCCGACGGCGCGCGCTTTCTCTACGCCCTGCCTAACTTCCAGAATCCGACTGGCCGCACGATGAACCGCGAACGCCGCGTGGCACTGGTGCAGCGCGCCGCCGCGTTGGGCCTGCCCATCATCGAAGATGATCCCTATGGCGAGCTGCGCTATGCGGGAGAGCCTCAGCCCGGGCTGCAAGCCCTCGGCGAGGAGTTCGGCGCGACGGTGATCCGCCTGGGCACCTTCTCCAAGGTGCTCGCACCCGGCCTGCGTCTGGGCTATATCGCCGGGCCCCGCAAAATCATCAATAAGCTGACCCAGGCCAAGCAGGCCACGGACCTGCACACGCCCACCCTCACGCAGATGGCGGTCTACGAAATCATCAAAGACGGCTTTCTCGACGAACATCTGCCCAACGTGCGTGAGATCTATCGCCGCCAAGGCAGTTGCATGCTGGAAGCCGTTACGCGCGAATTCCCGGCCAGTGTTCACTGGACGAAACCGGAAGGCGGCATGTTCCTCTGGGTCACGCTGCCCGAACATGTCGACAGCACTAAGCTGCTGGCGCAAGCCATCGAACAGAATGTGGCCTTCGTCCCCGGTGGCCCCTTCTACACCGGCACACCACGTAGCAACACGCTGCGCCTGAGCTTCGCTACGGTGCCTGAAGATAAGATCAACACCGGTATCGCCATCCTCGGAAAACTGCTGCATAAACACGTCTGA
- a CDS encoding GMC family oxidoreductase, giving the protein MTASVGTNDLVFDYIIVGAGSAGCLLANRLSADPALRVLLIEAGGEDNWHWIHIPVGYLYCIGNPRTDWCYRTQADPGLNGRSLVYPRGRVLGGSSAINGMIYMRGQQADYDGWAALGNTGWAWDDVLPYFKSCEDHHAGASAFHGAGGEWRVERQRLSWDLLQAFRLAAAQTGIASVQDFNQGDNEGCDYFEVNQYRGVRWTAAKAFLHPVRRRPNLTVMTGARAERIVFEQRRAVGLQFLNDGGQRRLAQARVEVVLSAGAIGSAQLLQLSGVGPGAHLQSLGLPLVHDAPGVGGNLQDHLQLRLIYRVSHARTLNTMAGSWWGKAAMAAQYLWSRSGPLSMAPSQLGAFARSSAEQSRANVQYHVQPLSLDRFGEALHGFPAFTASVCNLRPTSRGRVRIVAADAQTPPEILCNYLSTEEDCQVAADSIRLTRRIVAQPALRAYQPQEYKPGIQAQSAEDLVNAAREIGTTIFHPVGTCRMGVDEAAVVDPQLRVKGVSGLRVIDASIMPLITSGNTNSPTIMIAEKGAALLRRAYP; this is encoded by the coding sequence ATGACCGCGTCCGTCGGCACGAATGATCTGGTTTTCGACTACATCATCGTAGGAGCGGGTTCGGCAGGCTGTCTGCTCGCCAATCGTTTGTCTGCCGATCCGGCCTTGCGGGTGTTGCTGATCGAGGCCGGCGGCGAAGACAATTGGCATTGGATACATATCCCGGTTGGCTACCTCTATTGCATCGGCAATCCCCGTACAGACTGGTGCTATCGCACACAGGCCGATCCGGGCCTCAATGGCCGCAGCCTGGTTTATCCGCGCGGCCGGGTGCTGGGAGGCAGCTCTGCCATCAACGGCATGATCTATATGCGCGGACAGCAGGCCGACTACGACGGTTGGGCGGCTCTGGGTAATACCGGTTGGGCCTGGGATGATGTCTTGCCCTATTTCAAGTCCTGCGAAGACCATCACGCGGGCGCCAGCGCGTTTCATGGCGCGGGCGGCGAGTGGCGCGTGGAGCGCCAGCGCCTGTCCTGGGATTTGCTGCAAGCGTTTCGTCTGGCTGCTGCACAGACCGGTATCGCGTCGGTTCAGGATTTCAACCAGGGCGACAACGAAGGCTGTGATTATTTTGAAGTGAATCAGTACCGCGGCGTACGTTGGACTGCCGCCAAGGCCTTTCTGCATCCGGTGCGGCGGCGCCCCAATCTGACCGTCATGACCGGGGCGCGCGCCGAGCGCATTGTGTTCGAACAGCGCCGTGCCGTGGGGCTGCAATTCTTGAACGATGGCGGCCAGCGCCGCTTGGCCCAGGCCCGCGTCGAGGTCGTGCTGTCCGCGGGCGCCATTGGCTCCGCCCAACTGCTGCAGCTGTCGGGCGTGGGGCCGGGGGCGCATTTGCAGTCTCTGGGTTTGCCGCTTGTGCATGATGCGCCGGGGGTGGGAGGCAATCTGCAAGACCACCTGCAATTGCGTCTTATCTACCGGGTGTCGCATGCCCGCACCCTGAATACGATGGCGGGCAGTTGGTGGGGCAAGGCCGCGATGGCGGCGCAATACCTTTGGTCGCGCAGCGGGCCACTAAGCATGGCCCCTTCGCAATTGGGCGCGTTTGCGCGCTCCAGCGCGGAGCAGTCCAGAGCCAATGTGCAGTACCACGTGCAGCCCCTCTCGCTGGATCGCTTTGGCGAAGCTTTGCATGGTTTTCCTGCCTTCACCGCTTCTGTGTGCAATCTGAGGCCGACCAGCCGTGGCCGCGTGCGGATTGTGGCAGCGGATGCGCAGACCCCGCCAGAGATTCTGTGCAACTACTTGTCCACTGAGGAAGACTGCCAGGTGGCGGCCGACAGCATCCGGCTGACCCGGCGCATCGTGGCTCAGCCTGCATTGCGGGCCTATCAACCACAGGAGTACAAGCCTGGCATCCAGGCGCAGTCCGCCGAGGATCTGGTAAACGCCGCCCGCGAAATCGGCACCACTATTTTTCATCCGGTGGGCACTTGCCGGATGGGTGTGGATGAGGCCGCCGTGGTGGACCCGCAATTGCGGGTGAAAGGCGTAAGCGGCTTACGGGTGATCGATGCCTCCATCATGCCGCTGATCACCTCGGGCAACACCAATTCGCCCACCATCATGATTGCCGAGAAGGGGGCGGCTCTGCTGAGGCGGGCTTACCCTTAG